One Flagellimonas sp. CMM7 genomic region harbors:
- the pgi gene encoding glucose-6-phosphate isomerase: MALPKTNPTTTKAWKKLTDHFEKTKTEHLRGMFAADEARGKKFTLLWNDFLVDYSKNRITEETVSLLLELADEVGLKDAISGYFEGELINKTEGRAVLHTALRAKKEDEIYVDGKNIVAEVYQVKEKIKAFSDSVISGDRKGYSNKTFTDVVNIGIGGSDLGPAMITESLKFYKNHLKTHFVSNVDGDHVHEILKELNPETTLFVVVSKTFTTQETLSNALTIKKWFLKHGSEKDIAKHFAAVSTNTQKIKEFGIADENVFPMWDWVGGRFSLWSAVGLSISLSVGYRNFDELLSGANEMDVHFKETPFSENIPVILALLSVWYNNFFGAETEAIIPYTQYLNRFSAYLQQGIMESNGKSMDRAGNRTNYETGTIIWGEPGTNSQHAFFQLIHQGTKLIPTDFIGFKESLHGEVDHHNKLMANFFAQTEALMNGKTDSEVKRELEGQNLSKEEMESLLPFKVFEGNKPTNTILIQKLTPKSLGALVALYEHKIFVQGIIWNIFSYDQWGVELGKQLAKNILNDIENSEIGKHDSSTLSLLHFFKK, encoded by the coding sequence ATGGCATTACCCAAAACCAACCCTACTACCACAAAAGCTTGGAAAAAACTTACAGACCATTTTGAAAAAACAAAGACGGAACATTTAAGGGGAATGTTCGCTGCCGATGAAGCACGCGGAAAAAAATTCACTTTGCTTTGGAATGATTTTCTAGTTGATTATTCAAAAAATAGAATTACTGAGGAAACAGTATCCCTACTGTTAGAGTTGGCAGATGAAGTAGGACTGAAAGATGCCATATCAGGCTATTTTGAAGGTGAATTGATTAACAAAACAGAAGGACGTGCTGTACTGCACACTGCTTTAAGAGCAAAAAAGGAAGATGAGATTTATGTTGATGGGAAGAATATTGTCGCAGAAGTTTATCAAGTAAAAGAAAAAATAAAGGCCTTTTCGGATTCTGTAATTTCCGGCGATAGAAAAGGGTATTCCAATAAGACCTTTACAGATGTTGTGAACATTGGGATTGGAGGGTCAGATTTAGGGCCTGCAATGATTACAGAATCTCTAAAATTCTATAAGAACCATTTAAAAACGCACTTTGTAAGCAATGTAGATGGTGACCATGTCCATGAAATTTTAAAAGAGCTAAACCCAGAAACAACTTTATTTGTTGTTGTTTCCAAAACCTTTACCACACAAGAAACGTTAAGCAATGCCCTTACCATTAAAAAGTGGTTTTTAAAGCATGGTTCAGAAAAGGATATAGCTAAACACTTTGCAGCGGTATCTACCAATACCCAAAAAATTAAGGAATTTGGAATTGCGGATGAAAATGTATTCCCTATGTGGGATTGGGTAGGAGGACGTTTCTCCTTATGGAGTGCTGTTGGACTTTCAATCTCATTATCTGTGGGGTATAGGAATTTTGATGAGTTGCTGTCTGGAGCAAATGAAATGGACGTTCATTTCAAGGAAACTCCATTTTCAGAAAACATCCCTGTTATTTTGGCACTACTTAGTGTCTGGTACAATAACTTTTTTGGTGCGGAAACCGAAGCTATAATTCCTTATACTCAATATCTAAATCGTTTTTCTGCGTATTTGCAGCAGGGCATTATGGAGAGCAATGGTAAAAGCATGGATAGGGCAGGGAATAGAACCAATTATGAAACCGGAACTATCATTTGGGGAGAGCCGGGGACTAATTCACAACATGCCTTTTTTCAATTGATTCATCAAGGAACTAAACTTATCCCAACAGATTTTATAGGGTTCAAAGAATCGCTTCATGGAGAAGTAGACCACCATAACAAGTTAATGGCCAATTTCTTTGCTCAGACGGAAGCCTTAATGAATGGAAAGACAGATAGTGAGGTAAAACGGGAGCTGGAAGGACAGAACTTGTCCAAAGAGGAAATGGAATCATTATTACCGTTTAAAGTATTTGAAGGAAATAAACCCACCAATACGATCTTAATTCAAAAGTTAACACCTAAAAGTCTAGGAGCCCTAGTTGCATTGTACGAACATAAAATCTTTGTTCAAGGTATTATTTGGAACATTTTCAGCTATGATCAATGGGGTGTTGAACTAGGGAAACAACTTGCCAAAAATATACTTAATGACATTGAAAATTCTGAAATTGGCAAACATGATAGCTCAACTTTGAGTCTTTTGCATTTTTTTAAGAAATGA
- a CDS encoding patatin-like phospholipase family protein, which yields MVRLLFHVKDIQDFKRLPIPFLCIATNVETGEEVLLDDGYLPEAIMASGTFPSLFEPSEIEGEILIDGGVVNNYPIDQVREMGANLIIGVDVQHGLATRESLSSATEILLQINNYRTVNDMKDKIDKTDIYIRPDIDDFSVIDFDRSQEIVEVGERAAYTKFEELKQVSQNQNLVLDNKDRIRVKDSLTINRLIIKGNDRYTRGYIKGKLRFNLAEKISFDKLKQGINNLSASGNFKTIRYELISNGLGTDLVLKLKEDPTKMFIKMSAHYDDLYKSAALINLTKKNFLLKDDVASFDFILGDHIRYNMEYYLDKGFYWSFGVNSKFTDFDNEIDFGLIRSNFDVIDDPNIRQISLDVTDLTNQVYLQTVLQEEFAVTLGVEHKLLRYSTRTLNQFTDEEAFAPTTDERTYFENSNYFSAYGKITLDTYDDKYFPTKGVFFDSDFHLYLFSSDFNENFKEFSIAKAKLGTAFPLFHNLTLNLETEGGFKLGTSGVTSFDFVLGGFGNDFVNNFVPFFGYDFLSLPGNSFVKAYGKLDYQLAPKNHLLFSANFANVDDDLFRTGEWFTEPTFSGYGIGYGYESFLGPIQIYYSWTPEINNGNFFFSVGYWF from the coding sequence TTGGTTCGACTTCTTTTTCATGTAAAGGACATTCAAGATTTTAAAAGATTGCCCATTCCATTTTTGTGCATTGCCACTAATGTAGAAACTGGAGAAGAGGTATTGTTGGATGACGGTTACCTTCCTGAAGCAATAATGGCCAGTGGAACGTTTCCCTCTTTGTTTGAACCATCAGAGATTGAAGGGGAAATTTTAATAGACGGCGGAGTGGTCAACAATTACCCTATAGATCAGGTGAGAGAAATGGGAGCCAATTTAATTATTGGTGTTGACGTTCAGCATGGTTTGGCAACCAGAGAGTCCTTATCATCAGCAACAGAAATCCTTCTTCAAATCAATAATTATAGGACTGTTAATGATATGAAGGATAAAATTGACAAAACGGACATTTACATAAGACCAGACATAGATGATTTTTCTGTTATTGATTTTGACCGGTCACAGGAAATTGTGGAAGTTGGAGAACGAGCGGCATACACAAAATTTGAAGAGTTGAAGCAAGTATCTCAAAACCAAAATCTTGTTCTCGACAATAAAGATAGAATCAGAGTAAAAGATAGTCTAACCATAAACAGGTTGATCATTAAGGGGAACGATCGTTATACTAGAGGCTATATTAAAGGGAAACTTCGGTTTAATCTTGCAGAAAAGATTTCATTTGATAAATTAAAGCAAGGAATTAATAATTTATCCGCTTCCGGTAATTTTAAGACGATCAGGTATGAATTGATATCAAATGGATTGGGAACGGATTTGGTTCTAAAACTAAAAGAAGACCCCACAAAAATGTTCATTAAAATGTCTGCCCATTATGATGATTTATATAAAAGTGCTGCGTTGATCAATCTTACCAAAAAGAATTTTTTGCTTAAGGATGATGTGGCTTCTTTTGATTTCATTCTTGGAGATCATATTAGGTATAACATGGAGTACTATCTGGACAAAGGATTTTATTGGAGTTTTGGAGTCAATTCCAAGTTCACGGATTTTGATAATGAAATAGATTTTGGGTTGATTCGTTCAAATTTTGATGTGATTGATGACCCAAATATTAGACAGATAAGCCTAGATGTCACGGATTTAACAAATCAGGTCTATCTTCAAACAGTTTTGCAAGAAGAATTCGCGGTTACCTTAGGTGTTGAGCATAAACTGCTGCGTTACAGTACGCGAACGCTTAATCAATTTACAGATGAGGAAGCCTTTGCGCCTACAACAGATGAAAGAACATATTTTGAAAACTCAAATTATTTTAGCGCATATGGTAAGATTACTTTAGACACATATGACGACAAATATTTTCCTACAAAAGGGGTGTTTTTTGATAGTGATTTTCATTTATACCTATTCTCTTCGGATTTTAATGAAAATTTTAAAGAATTTTCAATAGCAAAGGCAAAACTGGGGACAGCATTTCCATTGTTCCACAACCTAACACTTAATTTAGAGACAGAAGGAGGTTTTAAGTTGGGAACCTCTGGGGTTACTTCTTTTGATTTTGTTCTTGGTGGCTTCGGGAATGACTTTGTAAACAACTTTGTTCCTTTTTTTGGGTATGACTTTTTAAGTCTACCGGGCAACAGTTTTGTAAAAGCGTATGGGAAGTTAGATTACCAGTTGGCTCCCAAAAACCATTTACTGTTTTCCGCCAATTTTGCAAATGTCGACGATGATTTGTTTCGTACGGGAGAGTGGTTTACAGAACCAACCTTTTCTGGCTACGGAATAGGTTATGGCTATGAATCCTTTTTAGGCCCCATTCAAATTTATTATTCATGGACTCCCGAAATAAACAATGGCAACTTCTTTTTTAGTGTTGGGTATTGGTTCTAA
- a CDS encoding tryptophan 2,3-dioxygenase family protein — MKNDERIESQINKLEEKFKNSGQDLSSYLDGLLYQRYLTYWDYIHLDTLLSIQVPRTHFPDEEIFIMYHQITELYFKLILHEQKQIVEDKSQDLKFFIEKANRINSYFKALISSFSIMIKGMEREQFLRYRMALLPASGFQSAQYRMIEIYATPLENLVHHTERESFSAKNSIEELFDHIYWKKGATDAVTGEKTLTLKQFEFRYTPRLLRISNEVKTSSIYHKYLQLPEESKRNEELINSLKDLDINANVNWPLVHMGSAYRYLAKENKEVDATGGTNWKNYLPPSFQKIIFFPTLHSEDEKDTWGKQWVDHIFNPSNKEV, encoded by the coding sequence ATGAAGAATGATGAGCGAATTGAGTCCCAAATCAATAAGCTTGAAGAAAAGTTTAAAAACTCTGGCCAAGACTTAAGTTCTTACCTTGATGGACTCCTATACCAACGTTATCTTACGTATTGGGACTACATCCATTTAGATACGCTACTTAGTATTCAAGTTCCAAGAACGCATTTCCCAGATGAAGAAATCTTCATCATGTACCATCAAATAACAGAGCTTTATTTTAAGCTGATTTTACATGAGCAAAAACAAATCGTTGAAGATAAATCTCAAGACTTAAAGTTTTTTATTGAAAAAGCCAATAGGATAAACAGTTACTTCAAAGCACTTATCTCATCCTTTAGCATTATGATAAAGGGGATGGAGCGAGAGCAGTTTTTGCGTTATCGCATGGCACTTCTTCCTGCAAGTGGATTCCAATCTGCTCAATATCGCATGATAGAGATTTATGCTACGCCCTTAGAAAATTTGGTTCATCATACGGAGCGTGAATCTTTTTCGGCAAAAAACAGTATAGAAGAACTTTTTGATCATATTTATTGGAAAAAAGGTGCGACCGATGCAGTTACTGGAGAGAAAACACTTACCCTTAAACAGTTTGAGTTCCGCTATACACCAAGATTGCTAAGAATCTCCAATGAAGTTAAGACTAGTAGTATCTATCATAAATACCTTCAACTTCCTGAAGAATCTAAAAGGAATGAGGAACTGATCAACTCATTAAAAGATTTGGATATAAACGCTAACGTAAACTGGCCGTTGGTTCACATGGGTTCCGCTTACAGATATTTAGCAAAAGAAAACAAAGAAGTTGATGCTACTGGAGGCACAAATTGGAAGAACTATTTACCTCCAAGTTTTCAGAAAATAATATTTTTCCCAACTTTGCACTCAGAAGATGAGAAAGATACCTGGGGAAAACAATGGGTGGACCATATATTTAATCCGTCAAATAAGGAAGTTTAG
- a CDS encoding patatin-like phospholipase family protein: MKNIIVTIGFVFFGFCGMAQTTTAEESPKVGLVLSGGGAKGLAHIGALKVIDEAGIKIDYIGGTSMGAIVGALYASGYSAKELDSIFKVTDFSKLIQDNVPRGAKTFYEKDDSERYALGLPFTNFNVSFPEAISGGRTSIMNWFDFFFM, from the coding sequence ATGAAAAACATTATAGTTACAATAGGGTTTGTTTTTTTTGGCTTTTGTGGTATGGCGCAAACGACGACTGCTGAAGAATCACCCAAGGTTGGACTTGTTCTCAGTGGCGGTGGTGCAAAAGGATTAGCGCACATTGGAGCGCTTAAAGTAATTGATGAGGCCGGAATTAAAATAGATTATATAGGTGGTACAAGCATGGGGGCTATTGTTGGAGCACTTTATGCCTCTGGATATTCGGCCAAAGAATTGGATTCTATTTTTAAGGTAACAGATTTTTCTAAGTTAATTCAAGATAACGTGCCAAGAGGAGCCAAGACTTTTTATGAAAAAGACGATTCCGAGCGCTATGCCTTGGGACTTCCTTTCACTAATTTTAATGTATCCTTTCCAGAAGCAATTTCAGGGGGCAGAACATCTATAATGAATTGGTTCGACTTCTTTTTCATGTAA
- a CDS encoding TonB-dependent receptor plug domain-containing protein, with protein MKKVYLLIVALFASTIMFSQGTITGLVVDGELGGPLPGATVMLQGTELGTSTDFNGNFSLEVSENSGTLIVSYIGFISKNVSFTSIGSVGTISLEPDAEELEGVIVVGVQDIAKDRETPVAVSTIKAAEIEMKLGSQEFPEILNTTPSIYATKSGGGFGDARVNIRGFDTNNSAIMINGVPVNDMENGRVFWSNWAGLSDVTSAIQVQRGLGSSKLAVSSVGGTINVITKTSQNKEGGSFGATVGNDDYLKTIGSYSSGLLENGFSASLLMSRTAGNMYADGTNFEAANFYLGLGYTTDKHSLEFMVTGAPQWHHQRSRASSIANHIRYGSGDGEPDRRYNEDWGILDGKEFSFRRNFYHKPVISLNWTWELSGKTTLETSTYASFGRGGGSGEIGEINGRRQFALPRTDKGLIRVEDIVAYNSGQLVPDFSDTPRERINGLFVNNSDRNDNENNTNGITRRASVNSHNWYGILANFNNRIDEKLTIDFGVDIRSYKGFHYRRVDNRLGGDVYQQTDDRNNPLGEGASNLFFETYGSNQPWWVFGNIDEEQKIDYYNIGYVTWLGAFGQVEYKINENITAFAQGALSNQGFAREELFGEVPPEKTDTQNIIGGNIKTGVNWNIDAKHNIFVNAGYYSKQPLFDAVFLNFSNTINPDLVNEQIIGTEIGYGFRSSNFRANINLYRTSWADRFENETVTFLEDTPQEIRGTANLLGIKQVHTGAEVDARFQANDKLAFTGMVSVGNWEYKGDVRATFFDNDQTPIVIDGIEQEAILPLDGVKVGDAAQFTAFLGADFKILDNLSVDAGYRFADNLYAEFDATDIDENGALKLPSFGLLDAGLFFSMPFASKTMSFRLNVNNVLDTTYIAESDTNRFVEDGDDTFKGINTSNRVFFGFGRTWNASVRFNF; from the coding sequence ATGAAAAAAGTCTATCTATTGATTGTGGCCCTTTTCGCATCCACAATTATGTTTTCTCAAGGAACAATTACTGGTTTGGTAGTTGACGGCGAATTAGGAGGTCCTCTTCCCGGGGCTACTGTGATGCTTCAGGGCACAGAACTAGGAACATCTACAGATTTTAATGGAAATTTTTCCCTAGAAGTTTCTGAAAACTCTGGCACGTTGATTGTTTCCTATATTGGATTTATTTCTAAAAATGTATCGTTTACCTCTATTGGGAGTGTAGGTACAATTTCTTTGGAACCGGACGCTGAAGAACTTGAAGGAGTAATTGTTGTAGGAGTTCAGGATATTGCAAAAGATCGTGAAACACCAGTTGCTGTCTCTACCATTAAAGCTGCGGAGATAGAAATGAAATTGGGGTCTCAAGAGTTTCCGGAGATATTAAATACTACTCCTTCTATTTATGCCACCAAATCTGGAGGTGGTTTTGGAGATGCAAGGGTGAACATTCGTGGATTTGACACCAACAATTCTGCTATAATGATTAATGGTGTACCCGTGAATGATATGGAAAACGGAAGGGTTTTCTGGAGTAACTGGGCAGGTCTTTCAGATGTTACATCGGCAATCCAAGTGCAGCGTGGTTTAGGTTCTTCCAAACTAGCGGTATCCTCTGTTGGTGGTACCATTAATGTTATCACCAAAACTTCTCAGAATAAAGAAGGAGGCTCTTTTGGAGCTACCGTTGGGAACGATGACTATTTAAAAACTATTGGTTCTTATTCCTCTGGACTATTGGAGAATGGGTTTTCCGCTTCTTTACTAATGAGCAGAACGGCAGGAAACATGTATGCAGATGGTACAAATTTCGAAGCTGCCAATTTCTACTTAGGTTTGGGATATACTACAGATAAACATAGCTTGGAATTTATGGTGACAGGTGCTCCGCAATGGCACCACCAAAGAAGTCGAGCTTCTTCCATAGCCAATCATATTAGATATGGTAGTGGAGACGGTGAGCCGGATAGAAGGTACAATGAGGACTGGGGTATTTTGGATGGAAAGGAATTCAGTTTCAGAAGAAATTTCTATCACAAACCTGTAATTAGTTTAAACTGGACTTGGGAACTTAGTGGTAAAACAACCTTGGAAACGTCTACCTATGCCTCTTTCGGTCGTGGTGGTGGATCAGGTGAAATAGGTGAGATTAACGGTAGAAGACAATTTGCATTACCCCGCACGGACAAAGGTCTAATAAGAGTTGAAGATATTGTTGCTTATAACAGTGGACAATTGGTTCCTGACTTTAGTGATACACCAAGAGAACGAATCAACGGTCTTTTTGTGAACAATAGTGATAGAAATGACAATGAGAACAATACAAATGGTATTACTAGGAGAGCATCTGTAAACTCCCATAACTGGTATGGAATTCTTGCAAATTTCAACAATAGAATTGATGAAAAACTTACGATTGATTTTGGAGTTGATATAAGAAGCTACAAAGGCTTTCATTACAGAAGAGTAGATAATAGATTGGGTGGTGATGTATATCAGCAAACAGATGATAGAAACAATCCTCTTGGTGAAGGAGCATCCAATTTGTTTTTTGAAACATATGGCTCCAATCAACCTTGGTGGGTCTTTGGAAACATAGATGAAGAACAAAAAATTGATTACTACAATATTGGCTATGTAACCTGGTTAGGTGCTTTTGGTCAAGTAGAGTATAAAATTAATGAGAACATAACCGCTTTTGCTCAAGGAGCTTTGTCTAATCAAGGTTTTGCTAGAGAAGAGTTATTTGGTGAAGTTCCACCAGAGAAAACGGATACTCAGAATATTATTGGAGGGAACATAAAGACAGGTGTTAACTGGAATATAGACGCTAAGCACAATATTTTTGTCAATGCAGGCTATTACTCCAAACAACCTTTGTTTGATGCTGTTTTCTTAAACTTTAGTAATACTATCAATCCAGATCTTGTTAACGAACAAATCATAGGAACGGAAATAGGATATGGTTTTAGAAGTTCAAATTTTAGGGCCAATATCAACTTATACAGAACCAGTTGGGCAGATAGATTTGAAAATGAAACGGTTACTTTTCTAGAGGACACTCCCCAAGAGATAAGGGGAACCGCAAATCTTCTAGGAATTAAACAAGTTCATACAGGAGCAGAAGTTGATGCAAGGTTTCAAGCAAACGATAAATTGGCCTTTACAGGAATGGTATCTGTAGGAAACTGGGAGTATAAAGGAGATGTAAGAGCAACCTTTTTTGATAATGACCAAACACCTATTGTAATAGATGGAATAGAACAAGAAGCTATTTTACCATTAGATGGCGTTAAAGTAGGAGATGCTGCGCAGTTTACAGCTTTCCTGGGAGCTGATTTCAAAATATTGGATAATTTGAGTGTGGACGCCGGATATCGTTTTGCCGATAACCTTTACGCTGAGTTCGATGCTACAGATATTGATGAAAATGGAGCTTTGAAATTACCTTCTTTCGGTCTATTGGACGCAGGACTTTTCTTTAGCATGCCATTTGCTAGTAAAACAATGAGCTTCAGATTGAACGTTAACAATGTTTTAGATACTACGTACATTGCTGAATCTGATACCAATAGATTTGTTGAAGACGGCGATGACACTTTCAAAGGTATTAATACTAGTAACAGGGTATTCTTTGGTTTTGGAAGAACATGGAATGCCAGTGTTAGATTCAATTTCTAA
- a CDS encoding endonuclease/exonuclease/phosphatase family protein, translating to MQLLFSLIALICISFTAHSQKNYTVRTIAFYNVENLFDTTNDSLTFDDDRTPNGSYNWTQDRYKQKIENISKVLSKIGEKTSKTSPDIIGLCEVEKRSVVKDLIHHPSLIDKDYGIVHFDSPDRRGIDVALLFKKTAYLPTSFNSHRLLLFDDMSQRIYTRDQLVVGGILDNEEFYFIVNHWPSRRGGAAKSKPNRIKAALLNKRIIDSIQRLNWNAKIISMGDFNDDPRDDSLKKILNTKGKESQLDSLHLYNPMEKFFKKGYGSLAYRDKWNLFDQFFMTHNFLNKNKQEHSFWKSGIYSPSYMKTNKGKFKGYPFRTYSGTNYLGGYSDHFPVYLFLLKERDF from the coding sequence ATGCAACTTTTATTTTCCTTAATCGCCCTAATCTGTATTTCATTTACCGCTCATTCCCAAAAAAACTATACGGTAAGAACCATCGCATTTTATAATGTTGAAAACCTCTTTGACACTACGAATGATTCTTTGACTTTTGATGATGACCGCACTCCAAATGGCAGTTATAACTGGACTCAAGACAGATATAAACAGAAAATTGAAAACATCTCGAAGGTTCTTTCAAAAATAGGTGAGAAGACCTCCAAGACATCTCCAGATATCATTGGATTGTGTGAAGTTGAGAAAAGAAGTGTTGTTAAAGATTTAATTCATCATCCCAGCTTAATAGACAAAGATTATGGCATTGTCCATTTTGATTCTCCTGACAGACGTGGTATTGATGTTGCTTTGCTCTTTAAAAAAACTGCCTATTTACCAACATCTTTTAACAGTCATAGACTGCTTTTATTTGATGATATGTCTCAAAGAATTTATACCAGAGACCAGCTTGTAGTTGGAGGAATACTGGATAATGAAGAATTTTACTTTATTGTAAACCACTGGCCCTCCAGAAGGGGTGGAGCTGCAAAAAGCAAGCCCAATAGAATTAAAGCTGCGTTATTGAACAAACGTATTATTGATTCTATACAAAGATTAAATTGGAATGCTAAAATCATCAGCATGGGCGATTTTAACGACGACCCAAGGGATGATAGCTTAAAAAAAATATTAAACACTAAGGGCAAAGAAAGTCAATTGGACAGTTTACATCTTTATAATCCTATGGAAAAGTTTTTTAAAAAAGGGTATGGGTCATTGGCCTATAGGGATAAATGGAATCTTTTTGACCAATTTTTTATGACCCATAACTTCCTGAATAAAAACAAGCAAGAACATTCTTTTTGGAAATCTGGCATCTATTCTCCTTCATACATGAAGACGAACAAGGGAAAATTTAAAGGATATCCCTTTAGAACGTATTCTGGGACCAATTATCTGGGTGGGTACAGCGACCATTTCCCTGTATATCTGTTTTTACTGAAAGAAAGAGATTTTTAA
- a CDS encoding DUF3108 domain-containing protein, with amino-acid sequence MKKVFIIFSFLLIMPLTAQTRRPAFKSGEWLKFRIHYGFLNASYATLNLSTDTIDSIPVYHVVGRGKTTGFASIFFKVDDTYESYFGRNDGKPYRFIRKINEGGYTKDIEIDFYHDEDRAILKDNKNGKEFDIPVHDEVQDLLSASYYLRNRYGLEEFEIGQSLDMDMLFDDDGVYKFKLKFLGKEVIRTKFGKVECLKFRPVVQSGRVFKEKESLTLWVSNDLNKIPVRIKADLAVGSLKADLDGYNGLRNQFKIIMR; translated from the coding sequence ATGAAAAAGGTTTTTATTATTTTTTCTTTCTTACTTATAATGCCGTTGACAGCGCAAACTCGGCGTCCTGCTTTTAAGTCCGGAGAGTGGTTAAAATTTCGTATCCATTATGGGTTCCTTAATGCTAGTTACGCAACTTTGAATCTTAGCACAGATACTATCGATAGCATTCCGGTATATCATGTGGTGGGCAGAGGAAAGACCACGGGGTTTGCCAGCATCTTTTTCAAAGTAGATGATACCTATGAGAGTTATTTTGGCAGAAATGATGGTAAGCCGTACAGGTTTATTAGAAAAATAAATGAAGGAGGTTACACCAAGGATATTGAAATCGATTTTTACCATGATGAGGATAGAGCAATCTTAAAGGATAATAAAAATGGGAAAGAATTTGATATTCCAGTACATGATGAAGTACAGGATTTATTGTCCGCATCCTATTATTTGAGAAATCGCTATGGACTTGAAGAATTTGAGATTGGCCAATCTCTTGATATGGATATGTTGTTTGATGATGACGGGGTCTATAAGTTTAAACTAAAATTTTTAGGAAAAGAAGTGATACGGACAAAGTTTGGGAAAGTAGAATGTCTTAAATTTAGGCCCGTGGTTCAATCAGGTCGCGTTTTCAAAGAAAAAGAAAGTCTTACGCTTTGGGTTTCCAATGATTTGAACAAAATTCCGGTAAGGATCAAGGCAGATTTAGCTGTTGGATCGTTAAAGGCGGATTTAGATGGCTATAACGGCCTAAGAAACCAGTTTAAAATTATAATGAGATAG
- a CDS encoding peptidoglycan DD-metalloendopeptidase family protein, protein MQKFFGAILTLLILVSCKEEKVLVQELEQEDPIEKPIVKQFGFNFEEFKVVQDTIRYGDSFGELMLKNKVDYPKIATVSQNFKDTFDVRKIMVGKPYLILKSRDTSEIAEVFIYQNDRINYTVVDLRDSVSAYKSRKEVKYVEREASGIIETSLSEAILDQGIDYNVTLNLSEIYAWTIDFFRLEKGDKFKVIYKERYINDSIYAGAEPIEAALFEHKGKPIYAFPYVVDSLKQITDYFDDEANNLRSTFLRAPIKFGYRLSSRYNLKRRIAYYGNKVRPHRGTDYASPVGTPIIATADGTVTESTRRGGNGKYVKIRHNGTYSTQYLHMKKQKVKRGEFVRQGDVIGWVGMTGNTGGPHVCYRFWKNGRQVDPLREKLPAAEPIADSLKTAYTDHITPIKWQLDCIEYALPAPEPEPEEEKLVTLNP, encoded by the coding sequence ATGCAGAAATTTTTTGGGGCAATATTGACACTGCTAATCCTAGTGTCTTGTAAAGAAGAAAAGGTCTTGGTTCAAGAATTGGAACAAGAAGATCCTATTGAGAAACCAATAGTAAAACAATTTGGGTTCAATTTTGAAGAGTTTAAGGTAGTTCAAGATACCATCAGATATGGGGATAGTTTTGGAGAACTCATGCTTAAAAACAAGGTGGACTATCCTAAAATTGCAACAGTTTCCCAAAATTTCAAAGATACTTTTGACGTAAGAAAAATTATGGTTGGAAAACCATATCTAATCTTAAAATCCAGAGACACATCAGAAATAGCTGAAGTATTTATTTATCAAAATGATAGAATAAATTATACCGTAGTTGATTTACGGGATAGTGTATCGGCCTACAAAAGCAGGAAGGAAGTAAAATATGTTGAACGTGAAGCTTCTGGAATAATAGAGACATCCTTATCCGAGGCGATTTTGGATCAGGGAATAGATTACAATGTTACATTAAACCTTTCCGAAATTTATGCGTGGACCATAGATTTCTTTAGATTGGAAAAAGGAGATAAGTTTAAGGTCATATACAAAGAAAGATATATCAATGATTCTATCTATGCAGGTGCGGAACCTATTGAAGCTGCCCTTTTTGAACATAAGGGCAAACCTATCTATGCTTTCCCATATGTTGTGGATTCGCTAAAACAAATCACTGATTATTTTGATGATGAGGCCAACAACCTAAGAAGCACTTTCTTAAGGGCCCCCATAAAATTTGGCTATAGATTGTCATCCAGATATAATCTAAAACGTAGAATTGCCTATTATGGTAATAAGGTAAGACCACATAGAGGTACAGATTATGCATCTCCTGTGGGAACTCCCATTATTGCAACAGCAGATGGAACGGTTACAGAGTCTACCAGAAGGGGAGGTAATGGAAAATATGTAAAGATTAGGCACAACGGAACCTATAGCACCCAATATTTGCACATGAAAAAACAAAAGGTGAAGAGAGGTGAGTTCGTTAGACAAGGAGATGTAATTGGTTGGGTTGGAATGACCGGGAATACCGGCGGCCCCCATGTTTGCTATAGATTTTGGAAAAATGGAAGACAGGTTGACCCATTAAGGGAGAAACTACCAGCAGCAGAGCCCATTGCAGATTCTTTGAAAACGGCCTATACAGACCATATAACACCAATAAAATGGCAATTGGACTGCATAGAATATGCACTACCTGCTCCAGAACCAGAACCAGAAGAAGAAAAGCTAGTAACACTTAACCCATAA